One Helianthus annuus cultivar XRQ/B chromosome 7, HanXRQr2.0-SUNRISE, whole genome shotgun sequence genomic region harbors:
- the LOC110866860 gene encoding uncharacterized protein LOC110866860, producing MYERLETKEGEHDIFKIAKVRERRRKDTEVVKFIKGEDGRVLGEVRVAVRKMGRAKAVGPDNIPIEAWKSLGKEGVQWLTDLVIASFALSNFSTGGKSSENFNKWRLKLSKSRNSRSIQETVPWCMLFADDIVLVAETKQCLNERLEEWRAALEGKGLRISSSKTEYLYCDFSEAGDIDDTQITIDGQMVLQTTKFKYLGSFVQSDGEIYSDVIHRIQVGWCRWRVATGVLCDKRFPTKLKGKFYRVVVRHAMLYGTDWAIKKRQTRKMEVAEIC from the exons ATGTATGAACGCTTGGAAACAAAGGAGGGGGAACATGATATATTCAAGATTGCTAAAGTTAGGGAGCGTAGAAGAAAAGATACAGAAGTAGTGAAGTTTATAAAGGGAGAAGATGGACGTGTTTTG GGAGAAGTGAGGGTGGCAGTTAGGAAGATGGGAAGGGCTAAGGCAGTTGGTCCAGACAACATACCGATAGAGGCGTGGAAGTCTTTGGGAAAGGAAGGAGTTCAATGGCTGACTG ATCTAGTAATTGCATCTTTTGCTTTGTCCAATTTCTCAACCGGCGGAAAATCATCAGAGAATTTCAACAAATGGAGGCTGAAATTGAGCAAAAGTCGT AACTCTAGATCGATTCAGGAGACAGTACCATGGTGCATGCTTTTCGCAGATGATATTGTATTAGTGGCGGAGACGAAACAGTGCTTGAATGAGAGATTAGAGGAGTGGCGAGCAGCTTTGGAAGGCAAGGGTTTGAGGATTAGTAGCTCTAAGACTGAGTATCTTTACTGTGATTTTAGTGAAGCAGGTGACATAGACGATACTCAAATTACCATTGACGGTCAAATGGTTCTGCAGACAACTAAGTTCAAATATCTAGGATCGTTTGTACAAAGTGATGGGGAGATATATAGTGATGTAATTCATCGCATCCAAGTTGGATGGTGTAGGTGGAGAGTAGCTACTGGGGTATTGTGCGACAAGAGGTTTCCAACTAAATTAAAGGGGAAATTCTATAGGGTTGTAGTTAGACATGCTATGTTATATGGAACAGACTGGGCCATCAAGAAGAGACAGACGCGTAAGATGGAAGTGGCTGAGATATGTTAA